The genomic segment GGCGGAGGCCCCCGCCGGGAGGATGGCCTTCACCGTCCGCCCATCTTCCAGCAGGCCCTGACCGTATTCTTCCCCAAAGATGAGATCTCGGAAGGTGATCTTGCCCAGCTCCGCCTCATAGTTGCCCGGCCGGCGCACCCGGCCGCTCAGGCAGAAGATCTTAGGGCCCGGGCTCTTCTCCGTCCCCATGGTCCGATACCAGGCCGCCCCGTGGAGGACGATGGGCGGGACGTTGGCCAGGGTCTCCACGTTGTTGACCACCGTGGGCTTGCCGTAGAGGCCGTAAGTGGCCGGGAATGGCGGACGCACCCGGGGATGGCCGATCTTCCCCTCGAGGGATTCCAGGAGCGCTGTCTCCTCCCCACAGATATAGGCCCCAGCCCCCAGGTGGACGAACATCTCCACCGAGTAGCCGGTGCCCAGGACGTTGCGACCGATGAAGCCGGCGGCGTAGGCCTCGGCGATGGCCGCCTCCAGCCGACGGGCCACCGAACGGTATTCCCCCCGCACGTAAACGTAGACCCGCTCCGCCTGGATGGCGTAAGCCGCCAGGAGGGCCCCTTCGATCAGCTGATGGGGGTTCCCCTCCATGATCTCCCGGTCCTTGAAGGTCCCCGGCTCGGACTCATCGGCGTTGACCACCACGTATTTGGGGAAGACGTCCTTGGGCACGAAGGACCACTTCATCCCGGTTGGGAAGCCCGCCCCACCTCGTCCGCGCAGGCCTGAGGCCTTCACCTCCTCGATGACCTGCTCCGGGCTCATGGCCGTAAGGGCCTTCCGCCAGGCCTCATAGCCCCCGTGGCGGACATACACCTCCAGCCGGTGGAGGTCCGGGATCTCCCGATGTCGCAGCAGGACATAGCGCCCCATCACATCCCATCCCGAGAGAGATCTTCAACAATCCGATCGAAGACCTCCGGCGTCACGTTCTCCACGAACTCCAGGTCCACCTGCATCGCCGGCGCGCGATGGCACGCCCCGATGCACATCACCGTCTCCAGGGTGAACCGGCCGTCCGGCGTGGTCTCGCCCGGGCGCACCCCCAGACGGCGGGTCGCGTGGGCCACCAGATCCTCCGCGCCCCGCAACGCACATGGGAGATCGTCGCAGATCTGAATCAAATGGCGTCCGATGGGGTGGTCATAAAAAAGCGTGTAGAAGCCCACCACCTCCCGGACCTCCGTGGGGCTGACCCCGGTGATCTCCGCCACCTCCCGGATGCCCTCCTCCGTGCAGTAGCCGTATTCCCGTTGCACCAGATAGAGCAGCGGCAGCACTGCCGAGCGCCTCACCGGGTATTTCGCCAAGATCGTTTCGACCTCCTGCGCGTATTTCTCCCGGAGCATCCGTTCCACCTCGATCCAGAATGGGAAAACTGGCTCGCGGGGACGCAGTGGCGCGCCCCCCATGTCCCTTTACCATTCGACTCGATACCGACAAGCCGGCTCCCCGCGGCCACGGCAGGACTCTTCGATCACCCGGATCGCCCCCACCGGCCGCTCCAGGACCCAGGCGGTGAGGGCCTCCAGCACGCCGGCGGGAAGATCGCAGCAAGGCTCCGCACAGCTCACCCCCACGCAGTAAGGACAGGAGGGGTTTTCCCAGTAAACCCAGTCTCCTTCCCGCCATACCTGAGGGGAGGAGCCGGTCTCCGTGCGGACCACCGCGGCGGCCCGCTGCCAGGCGTTGTAAACCCGCTCCCGGGGGGCCTGCAGGATCCCGGAGACCAGCCGGACCAGGTTCGCCACCCAGCCGTAGGCCTGGAGATCCCGCTGGAGAACCTCATGGCCGATCCGGCGCAGCATCCACCTCCCATCCGGGCCGAAGCGCTCCCGGATCGCCTGGCAGAAGGCGGAGATCTCCTCGAAGGTGATCCCGGGCTCCGGGCTGAGGGGCGGCAACGCCTCCTCATACCGCGTCAGCCCAGCCTGGCGCAGCGCATCCCGATAGGCCTCCGGCCCGATCAGGGATCGGGCGGCGTCCAGGATCTGGCGGGCATAGCGATTGGTGAGCTGCCCACTCATCGTGCGCCCTCCCCCAGGGCCTGGGCCAGGAAGGACTCCAAAAGCGGCGTCACCACGTCCGGGCGCTCCAGGTTAGCAATGTGCCCGGCCTCGGGGATGACCTCCAGGCGCGCCCCGGGGATCGCCCGGGCCATTCGCTCCGCCTCGTGAGGGGGTCGCGAGACATCATCGGCCCCCACCACCACCAGGGTCGGCGCCCGGATCTCCCCCAGCCGCTCCAGCACCGAGGTCCGGCTGAAGATCCCGCGCCCGATGGCCAGGATCCCCGGCAGGCGCTCCGGCGGGATGGCGGCGAGGGCCGCCTTGAACCGGGCGATGAGCTCCGGATCCCGCCGGACCGTGACCGGCGAGAAGAAGAACGGCACCAGCGCCTCCAGGATGGGCGGAGGGAGCGCCCCGGCCTGCTCCACGGCGGCCATCATGGCGAAATAGCGCTGTCGGGATTCCTCCGGCTCCGCCCCCGCGTCGGTGTCCATCAACACCAGGGCAGCGACAGCCTCCGGGTGGTTCAAGGCCAGGCGCATCCCCCACATCCCGCCCACCGAGAGGCCGACCACCGCAAATCGGGAGAGCCCCAGGGCCTGGGCGAAAGCCCACATGTCCTCCGCCAGCTCATCCACCGAGTAGGGCGAATGCGGCGGAGGATCTGAGCGGCCGTGGGCCCAGATCTCCGGCACGATGCAGCGGTAGGCCCGCGAGAGGACGGCCACCTGGGGCTCCCACATCCGGGCATCCCACAGATAGCTGTGCCCGAACAGCACCGGGAACCCTCTCCCGTGCTCCTC from the Thermoflexus hugenholtzii JAD2 genome contains:
- the nuoE gene encoding NADH-quinone oxidoreductase subunit NuoE, producing MLREKYAQEVETILAKYPVRRSAVLPLLYLVQREYGYCTEEGIREVAEITGVSPTEVREVVGFYTLFYDHPIGRHLIQICDDLPCALRGAEDLVAHATRRLGVRPGETTPDGRFTLETVMCIGACHRAPAMQVDLEFVENVTPEVFDRIVEDLSRDGM
- a CDS encoding alpha/beta fold hydrolase — protein: MPEVMIRGRRMFYEEHGRGFPVLFGHSYLWDARMWEPQVAVLSRAYRCIVPEIWAHGRSDPPPHSPYSVDELAEDMWAFAQALGLSRFAVVGLSVGGMWGMRLALNHPEAVAALVLMDTDAGAEPEESRQRYFAMMAAVEQAGALPPPILEALVPFFFSPVTVRRDPELIARFKAALAAIPPERLPGILAIGRGIFSRTSVLERLGEIRAPTLVVVGADDVSRPPHEAERMARAIPGARLEVIPEAGHIANLERPDVVTPLLESFLAQALGEGAR
- a CDS encoding 4-vinyl reductase; amino-acid sequence: MSGQLTNRYARQILDAARSLIGPEAYRDALRQAGLTRYEEALPPLSPEPGITFEEISAFCQAIRERFGPDGRWMLRRIGHEVLQRDLQAYGWVANLVRLVSGILQAPRERVYNAWQRAAAVVRTETGSSPQVWREGDWVYWENPSCPYCVGVSCAEPCCDLPAGVLEALTAWVLERPVGAIRVIEESCRGRGEPACRYRVEW
- the nuoF gene encoding NADH-quinone oxidoreductase subunit NuoF, with amino-acid sequence MGRYVLLRHREIPDLHRLEVYVRHGGYEAWRKALTAMSPEQVIEEVKASGLRGRGGAGFPTGMKWSFVPKDVFPKYVVVNADESEPGTFKDREIMEGNPHQLIEGALLAAYAIQAERVYVYVRGEYRSVARRLEAAIAEAYAAGFIGRNVLGTGYSVEMFVHLGAGAYICGEETALLESLEGKIGHPRVRPPFPATYGLYGKPTVVNNVETLANVPPIVLHGAAWYRTMGTEKSPGPKIFCLSGRVRRPGNYEAELGKITFRDLIFGEEYGQGLLEDGRTVKAILPAGASAPMLPASALDTPLDYESVQAAGSMLGSASIIVLDDTVDIVWAAYKMIRFFQHESCGKCTPCREGTYWLRRVYERIVAGRGRPGDAELLESIARQMAGKTLCPLGDFATSPVLSSLKHFRKEYEAYLRRTIEAPVGAPA